A region from the Borreliella burgdorferi B31 genome encodes:
- a CDS encoding chromosome replication/partitioning protein, with product MKILYEIKQKNLYKYDGFDSFEQFIKSYVINKSQAYIYIKIYQEVLEGNISVEEIKKQGFSSVYRKILKNQLESSEHKKDRKKDCDNSCMPPVKFLIKDKEVYSFCIRDTKRAVFILEKIIKDRRDILFSLVMEYENKEE from the coding sequence ATGAAAATTTTATACGAAATCAAACAAAAAAATCTTTATAAATATGACGGGTTCGACAGTTTCGAACAGTTTATTAAGTCTTATGTAATTAATAAAAGCCAAGCGTATATATATATAAAAATTTATCAAGAAGTCTTAGAGGGAAATATTTCTGTTGAGGAGATTAAAAAACAGGGTTTTTCATCTGTATACAGAAAAATATTGAAAAATCAATTAGAATCATCTGAACATAAAAAAGATAGAAAAAAAGATTGTGATAATTCATGTATGCCCCCTGTTAAATTTTTAATAAAAGATAAGGAAGTTTATTCTTTTTGCATAAGAGATACCAAAAGAGCAGTTTTTATTTTGGAAAAAATTATTAAGGATAGAAGGGATATCTTGTTTAGTCTTGTGATGGAGTATGAAAATAAAGAAGAATAA